The Raphanus sativus cultivar WK10039 chromosome 2, ASM80110v3, whole genome shotgun sequence DNA segment TACATAGACGTGTTGTTGAGTTTAGTATTGAATGAAACTGCACCTCCATTTAGTCTTCCGACACATGTATTGTTCCCAGCTCCACCAAACATCGTTATCGCCGCCGGCAAACAACCTAACGGTGACGGTGGTAACGTCGTCACTCCAATCCTTCTAGCTCCTAAATTATATAGATTCTGCACAAAAACTTAAACCATTGGTtaagaaaaattggaaaatcCGGTAGGATGTTAAATTGGTACGTTGTGGGACTGTTATTAGTTAGTTACTTGGATAAAGGTGGAATAAAAGGTCATGAGACGATCTGAGTATCGGTCAGGTGTGAAAATCCGGTTTAGGACGGGATTTATGTAATAGCTTTGAAGAAAGTCGCTTGAACCGGTGCTAAGAAGATAAATGGCGCCTGAGAATATCTCGTTCGCCCTGTCCCTCCCTACCATGTTCGCCATTGCTTTTGTACTCTTTGTAGTTTTTCAGCTGCTGGTTCAAAGTGATTGCGTTCTACAACATAACATAAGATCAACCAAAAAATGTTAAAGCATTCCGGTTAACTATTTAATAACCGGGTTTAGGCTTAAGAACTAAGTACATATAGTAAGGAAGTTTCGTCGTCAAAACCGGAAGCACCAGATGCAAAATTTGCTCCGGTTAACAAGTTTGTCCCATTTGCATCTGTGCTAAGGTACGCCACTGGGTAAGAAGTGAACCCTAGACTCTCAACTGCTCAACAGTGATCAACAAACAGAAATACAAGAAAAATTGAAGACATTATGAATCCAAATTAATATATTACAGAATACGAAATTGTAAAAAGaaagaattaataaaaataagagaaTGGTTGAatcgtaaaataaattaaaacctgaaataacaaataaattttacaaaattatgcAACTCGTATACATTGTGGCATCTTTGAATCAAGTTGAACCATTATATGATTACCAGTAGAACCTTAGATAAcaaaaatacattgaaaatggTAACATGAATGTGAATAGTTAGGTTTGCTCGAACCTGTAAAGTGGGTGGCGAGTTTTCCCAATGATGCCTACGTAGAAAATGCCGAGAAAGTTGTTTATTTTCATCAAACGGCTAAATGCCGAGAAATTTAAACTAGAAGatattggttttatatttattttagtaattaagTACATACACATATCAATCAGGGTATTCATGCATGCATATACCCTTTTTACTCCATTCACGGCTTTAACTGTACAAAAGAAATACTTCAGAGACGAACCACTATGAGTGATTAACTAGTCATCATAAATTAGAGATTTCCATAAACTACCTCTAACTactaaaatacaataaatatatacGTGTTTAATTGGTCTTAGTGAATTTTTAATGAAACGTAACAGAATTCAGATTGGGCCGTGCAGCTttatggggggggggggggggggggggggggaatgtTTGAAACGAAGTGCATCCACATGGGATAAACTGCATCTGTCACCTCTCACATTTTTCATGCAGTCACAAAGAGATCAcatgatattcttttttttttgctaaaatttggtcACATGATATTCTTAGCAAACCTTTTTTTCCTGAGTCTCCTAGGTAATTTCGGTTCCTTTATCAGCAATTTTTTTACTAGAccgagaaaacaaaaattataatttgcTAAGCTGCCTTTTCGTGTGACCGTGTCACAcacaatacaaaataaataaatatttttacaaaaagatCAGGTAATCTAGTCATATGAGCAGAGAATAGAATGCGTGGTCAAGAATACACcaataaaattgatttctaGTCATCGTATCTTGGACCAGTTGATTAGAGCTACATTATTCATCTAGTGATGTAGATGTATTTACGTACTGgtaaatgtaaattttaaaattaatgtgTGATTTGAATGGTGTGTACTTCCAATCTCTTAATAATGTTTAATATTAAGAGATTTTAACAAGATAAccctgtttatatatatatatataatatgtacatGTATTGAACGACGGCtgctgagaaaaaaaaaatttaacgaTTCATGTAAATTAGTGATGGGCTAATATCATTTGTGCAATGTGATTATGTGCGTATCTACAGAAAACATATACCCGCAAGTGAGATCATGCGGGTGAATGATTCTGCTTGAACACGTACTTCTGGTTTACGAAATCATTTGAACTAACATTTTTGATTATGAGTAATTAGCGAAGTTTAAAACTAGACACATATTTAGCAATGACAATAGATTTATTTGGATGTACGAAATGTTCAGTACAACAAGTGGAACAGAGCACGTGTTGATGTTAAAACAACAACGAAAGAGGGCcagtttttatatcaaatggatATACTATTTTTTGTGGAAAATATTTAGCTATAAAAGTAAGACAACATATAGTTCAGGCTCTTTTTCAGGCAAAATACTAAAGTCTTTGTATGCCCTTGATTTGGTAGTGAATCCATGACGTAGGGGTCTGTATAcatcttttgttttctactttcagttttgatttgtttcttcTCAAAGAACACATTTTAGCCTGAGATCTTAGATTCTTAAGTCTTTGGAAGCAATAATTGCATGAGATTTTTATGACACGTGTGTAGGGAACCCTTATCCTTTCCAGATCTTAAACTATATACTTATGAAAATTAATATCTTAAGAAACGAAGATctcataaatttattattaagaaCATGTGTTTCATTTGTAAAGGTACTCATTGTAGCTAAAGCAGActgaaaatagttttaaaagcgatttgttttcaatttggataaaaatttgagaacaaatttatatgtttttttttttgcaaacaacaaatttatatgttaaaacaaaataaacatatatatgattaaaTCTGAGTTTGTACGCACATTGCACCAGAACCAATAAACATTAGAGCGATCTTGATTTAACTATtctttgaaatattaaaaaaaaaacaaaaaaatcatctcAACTTCATTACCCCCACCCTTTCTTTAGGTGGAATAAATAACGTATAAGATTTTATTGTAACTTTTTTCTAATAGTTATTTTCACCCATCATATGATGTGATCAGTTAATATGAAATATGTTTTTCTAAACTCAATTGAAAACCATGCACGTTGGTTAGGGTTATACTGATACAGTTATActtccaataaaatttaatataatgaCACTGGAAAGACATTGTAGCAGCTAGAACACTGGATTCattcactatatatatacttaaaacataataaagttTCGTGTAGTAGCATTATGAAATTTCTTGCACGATACCAAACACTGGAAATATGCGAAATTAAACATCATGATGATATTCTGATCGCCAAGTGagaaaaagtatatatatagtgaatttATATTAGGTGGGGCATCAAGGCCTCGTCAGTTTGACCCGAACTAAACGTTTCTTTTTGTTCGTTTATCAATTATTCATGCCATATATTAAGATTAGTTAACTCTCTCTTTAACATTAAGATTAATTAACTTGATGTCTTATCATGTTATCAAGGGTTTAGTATAGTATCcgatacaaaaaaaattaaattactcaTTTTTGTCAGTCTTTATTCAAAGTGCGGAAACATAGAACCTAAATAAACATGGTTACATTCTCTTAAATCCTTTTcctcatgtttttattttattttgcataTGATAGACACAAACATAATTAACGTCTGCGAGCTGCGGTTTCTCTCTGTGCGTTGAAGAAGACAGCCGCGACTGGGAGACCAAGATCATGCTCAATCGCAAATTTTCGAGTGTTGAACTTATCTCTCGAAGGAATGTTTGGGGAGATATCGCTAACATGCCTTTGCTTCTGCTTGAAGAGAACAAACACGAATCTGTGTATCCCTATATTTGGCCTTGGGAGCTCATAGCTCACCACCTCTTTCCCTATATTGTAATTTCAACTAAATTTAGTTAACATgtgaaaacaaattttattataagttgtatttaaaattataattcagGACGAGCACGTACCAAATGTAGCATCAGTTGTACCGGGGATGTTTGTCACAATCCTGTTGTAACATTTAAACGCAATCATTATCCTTATTGTTCTATTAAAAAGTTCAGGAACATCCTGGTTTTGTGATGAAATAGATTTTGTCCAGCTCAACTCAAATTTTTGAAGCGACGaaatattaaataacaatttcgtttctttattatttataataatttaaatgaatgcATATGAGATATGGTCCCAAAATGAAACGAAAAAATGAACGTACCAATGCAGGTGTTCTTTTAGAAAGGGGTCACTAGGACCTGGAACATCAGGGTCTATCATCACCTGTTTTGCATTCCAGTTGAATATACCATcaagaacaaataaaataaaacgatAAAAAGTTAATACCAGCAtcataatatttacaaatactACAATTTATAAGATCATTGATCTGtccctctctctttttctccatGGAGTAAAGAAGTAGAAAACTTCTGAGATGAGAAGGAAGTGAgacttaaaatgttatataacaGGACTAAAAGCAGCACTCTCAACATTGTTCAATGCTGTAAAATAGTTGTAATATATGTTATCTATACCAAGGTGAAGAAAGATCTGAGATCACCGCCATAGATCTCAACCCTAGGCTTGGAGGAGACAGAGGAAGGAAAAAGCTCATGGCCATTGCAAACTTGCTTCTTGCTGTAACTCACATTCATTTCAATTGTTTGAGTGAAAAAATCAAGAACATCTCCTACCACTCTTCCCACTATCAATGGCTCTATCACTCTACTTCCCATATtctccattttttttgttaaagttaCTTTCTCTTTCTAATCAACTGTGGGTTTAAAAGTGAGCTTAGGGAAATAAAGATATTTGTAGTGGTGTGGGATACCAAAACGACTAAGATATCTATTTATAGGGGTTTCCAAGTTGGAGAGAGAGCAAGAGGGATGTGTTAGGGGTTGTGGTTGTAAGATTCGGACAAATCTAAAAGAATGAATAGACATCTACTCTCaattatatactaatatacCATCTTTCATAGTAGGACTTAAATTAGGGAGAAGTAATGAGTAATTtattttagatgatttttaagACTATGTTTAATTGATTAGAgtgattattatttataaaatttaatatattttaaaatagtttcaaatataGTCATCGTATTTGCTGACTATGTTTTTAGCAGTGTTCAAGAAAGCATTCTAGGTGACTGTCTACACAAAGCTTAGGCATTAGATATTATAAAATCATGGTGATTACTTTATAAACTATTtacaattataatattattatcataaataatattttttcataaattataataattaatatattatagtatagaatcttataaaaataaaataatataaattttatcatttttaaataatgatatttaatataaaatttaacatatatttagtatattgttataatttataatggCTTAAATTTCCTAATTAATAGATGTCTTCTTAGTCGTTTTAGGTGTTAGGATTTGAATACGGCCCCCAGTTATCGTTTAGCGCTTTGTGGTTTTTAGTTTGGACAGCATGATTGATCTAATATAGTCCAAACTAATCAAATAATGTAATACTAGGTGACcggcccgcaccctgtgcgggcatGAGTAACTTCaaaatttggattatatagTGTATAGCTTTAGAAGTAACGGATTGACTTTGGATCATCAAGTCACGTGATTTGGAGAAAGCTTTAGcgaaaaggaaaaatatttaCGCAAGATCTGATATAGATGAGAGGGTACCAACATTTGGAAATATGTTAACTCGAGATTGAAGATGTTAACTCGAGATTGAAGAGGTTGTTATTGTTTGTATGTATAATTGCAAAGTCTCAAAATAATTAGTGtgtttaagaatatatattttcattaaaactCCGAGTTCTAAATAGTGTAATTATCCTTTGTAATTAGAGATTGTATTGTATATGTGTTGTAATATCGggttataatataatataatagtattatattACTcagtaatttaattattaatgtgcacataataaaagaaagaataattaataatgaatattatccataaatattaaacatagaTTTCATTTAATTACATAATCAATAAACGacaaaaaattatgaaatacCCATTCTCGATAAAGAAAACCAAATCCATTAGACacctgaaaaaaatatattatgtttggTAAGCTATTGGACcagataaaattatttgatagatataagaaaatatatgataattttattGAACATAAAATTCGATTAATGGCATACCATCGAAGAAATAGGCTGAAAGCTGGAtgataatcaaataaattaggtCTGATGACTCAGAATACTTACCCATCTTGCACATCcttgtaagaaaataattattctaaCAGTTAGACattaaaactataatatttgaaaaaatatattataattacgTACCCTGATTacggaatattttgaaaaacttgtttgtagACAACATTCAATGTTTTCGTCTGCGGCTTTGAATCTTTACCagttattaggatttttaatcCCGATCTTGACTTAACTCTTGAAAGTGCAACATAGAGCTGACCATGAGAGAATACTGGCCTAGGTAAGAACAAACCAACTCTTTCCAGTGTTTGACCTTGACTTTTGTTGATGGTCATCGCAAAAGCCAATGTAACCGGAAACTGTCTTCGACGCATTCTGAAGGGAAACTTTGCGTCAGGTGGCGTGACAAACATTCTAGAGATCCAAACCTTGTCTCCAGAAATATTATTTCCCGTTATAACTCTAGCTTCAATCACATGGGGCAGTAACTGAGTAACAATTAGCCTAGTACCATTACATAAGCCATCTGCAACATCAATATTACGGAGACACATAATAGGAGCACCCACCTTGAGCTTCAAACAATGTCTAGGCAGTCCAGCCACTTTAACACTGTTCAAAAATTCTGCAGGATATACTACATTTTCTTGTATGTCAACATCGGATGGGATAATACTGTCCGAGCTAAGATAAACCTTTTCTTCACCTGAAAGTTTATGTGGACGTTTTATTAGTGATCTCTTATTGCTAGTGGAGCATAAGAGTAAATGGTTCAACATGTTACctggcaactgcgaaagcatgtaatcattaattttatcaacttcatcatttgtgggagtAAGAATCgctcgatgtctatacaaatccttatctgttgaggtttgaaaagcttgtccataaacctctttTGCCATAGTATCAATAGGATCTCCTCCAACATTTTCTATCAGCAAATCAGAAGGGATATCAATCTCAACTTGACCGTCGTTGGgcaaatttatttttccatcTCCAATATCCAAAATCCAGTTTGAAAACGACTGAAGCTCGTTTGCTGCATCATCAGTAAGACCAGCGAGCAATCTCATGTTTTTTGTTAACTTCAAAACTTTGCAGTGGTCCCAAAGATAAGACGAATTCAGAGCCGCCAAAACCGTCTCTGCTCTACCACCTCCGACGATAACCGGTAAAATCTGTCTGAAATCTCCACCAAAAACAACAACTTTACCTCCAAACGGTTTGTCTTCCGAAGATCTTATAATATCACGCATACTACGATCCAACGTCTCGAAACAGTGTCTGCTCATCATAGGCGCCTCATCCCATACAATTAACTTTGCCGCTTTAACTAATTCTGCACGATCTGATCCTGGTTCCATTTTCTTGCAGGTACTGAAATCGTCTGCATCTATCGGAATACCAAATCTCGAATGTGCGGTTCTACCTCCTTCCAACAACAGTGCAGCAATTCCACTGGATGCAGTATTTAAAACAATCATACCTCTAGATCGGATAGCTGATGAGAGTGCTCTGTATACGAAAGTTTTTCCTGTGCCTCCATAACCATAAAGAAAGAACACTCCACCCGTATCATTTAAAACTGCATCTAGAATCTGGTTGTATACCGCTCTTTGCTCATCTGTTATCAACGCCATAAgcctttcattttcttttagcTGATCTTCCACAACATAATTAAGCTCATCATCTATAAGGCGATTTCCATTGTAACAGGCAAAATCTTCTGGCTTTGGCATAAGAGGCCATTTTTTGAGGCTACGACCATTGCTGAGCAAATGATTTTCGATCTCAGTAAGAGCAATATTTTTTATCTGCTCTATGCTCAAGTTTATATCtgcaatttatttattttattaaataacagAGAGAGGTATCAAATATGAGAGtttaaaaagacaaaactgaCCAGGTCGTCCAGTTTCTCGGCGCTTCTTGTAAAGGATATCTTCGGTGAGATACTCCCAAGTAGCTTCCCAGACAACATGAGGCTGAGATATCGTTTTGGATACCAACATTCTCGCAAATAGCTTTCTGGCATATGTGGCAGAACTATTGTCAGTAGCCTCTTTGATAGCTTCAATGAATTCCTTGTCATCATCCATCAATCCTAACGCAAAGCAAGCATCTTCGTATGTAGGATATAAAACCCCATCAACTGTTTTTATATCTTCGTACGATGTCGGACCTCTTACCCAATTTAGCAATACTCTTAAAAAATATAGCTCATCACCTAAGAAAATATGGAAAGTGATGTTAAAggacataaaataaataaattaatatttttattacggAATCCCATTAtaatagttattataaaaaCCAAAGACACCTAAGAAAAAACTTTAATATTAAACGATATctcatataatattttacatagttcttatatattttaaaaataaatatataaggcAATAACAAAATTTAAGTAGGTATTTAAATgacttaaattttattataataaatgaaaacatatgATAAGGcaatataaatagtttaaataattaGTATACAAAAGAAATAGTTTATGCTCTAAACAACGATAAATAATATTTAGGTAATGTTATATAATCATGTcttaattttgtaatatttacaatacttattatataattatattcgaatacttattatatattatagtttgtTCTCTATTATAAGTAATAAATCTTACATTATTAATCTTTCCATAATTCCGATAATTATTTTCCATAAATACGTATTTGTAATATTCATTTCTTATATGGCAATTTCCGTATTAATAAATTATAGCTCATTACCTGATGGATCAATATGCGCAATCCTCCCTATCGCAAAGCTTCGTTTCCGTGGTACCCATTCTTTCGTAGATGATTTCCACACAAATTTAGTTGGAAATTCAGCATATGTCAACTCTCTAGCCTCTGGATATTTTCTGTTTGCTATAAACCAGGCCAAAAACATGGATTGGTTGACCGTCTTTTTGTTGAGAATACTCTCAATAGGTTCATCTTCATCAAAAAACACCAGCTCCTGATCGGGAAGATGAAATCCAAGTTTCTCTACAGCAGTAGTACGGAAATGTGTAGGAAAAGCAAGAATTCGCCATGAAGACTCGCATGCCGtaatatatctaatttttaagATACAGAAACACTAATTAGTAAATTTTAAGTAATTCCTTAAAATGTCAAAACAGTTAAAATTGGTGtattaataaatgtatttattcatttattaagttattaaatTGAAAcaattgttatatataataaataaataattaagttttaaaaaatttagttatgtATATTTCAGGGTCAATATTATAACACATTTTAGAATATTTGTAGGTATACACTAttctatttcttttaattataaaaatccGTTTTAAAACCCTTTTACATGAccatttttcaaatatatattggaGAACATATTAACATGGATTTATTATAGTGTGTCTgctgaattttatatatattggtaaATAGTTTGTAGAATTTAGTAAATTGTATGAcataaaactaattaatgtaagaaataaaaatacctGCAGTcataatatgttttaatttcGTCAATGacaccatcttcatcttccataTCCATTGCAGCTGAGGCATAATCAGGTCCCTTATgaatatatttgaaaagataCTTAACAGCTCGTGTTTGGACGCACCACTCGACATTCATATGCGCGCGATATCGGAGCATGAGGTCTCTGTTGTATGGTACAACATATCCATTGTCTAGTCTGATTCCATTTTTCTCAATGAACCTACCATCAATCCGACGCATGTACGCTGGAAATCCATTTGGGTCAATCGTTGTTGTTGGGTTGAGACGTTTCGGAAACATCTTAGAACATTTTCCGTTGACCATACATACATTATCCTTCTTTGCTGGACCGCAAGGACCATGCATCATACATTCCCCAACGATTTCGTAGAGGTCTGGATCTACGGTCTTGTCGGGTATTTCCGCAGAAATAATCTTATCTATATCATCGGCTGTTGGAAATTTAGATCCTTTTTCCATGAAGACAAGAATATGAGCGTGTGGCATTCCTCTTTTCTGAAACTCAATCGTGTACATTactaacaaaatgaaaaaaagtgTCAGACAATTTTTAATCAATCATAACGGGGTTTAGCAAAGATATCATGTGTATTGAGATTTACCTGCAGCAGTAGGGCCAAATAAGGATCCgttcttttttgtcaactcaCCGATAAGATTATCCAGTTTTATCTTGAAAACTCTACACAATATTTCTGGTCTGTCTTCACTGGTCAGGTTATATTTTTTCAGATACCTTGTAACTTCAGGCCATTTTGGATTGCAAGTAAAAGTGATGAAAATATCTGGAAATCCATGGTACTTGCACATAGCCATGGCATCATAGTAGTGCTGCTTCATATACCTTTTTCCTCCGGTGAAAGTTGCTGGAATAAAAATCCGGCTCCCTTGCTCAGCCATCTTAGCTCCACCTTTAGCAGCTGCTTTCTGGATTGCATCGTAACTGCTAGACCGTAGCTTTTTCTGATTCAACCACAAGTACCGCAGTCTACTCGATTCTATCATTGTGTAGGCGTCCACAAGGAACTGATGAAACAATCTGCCTGATCTTGTAATTGTTGGTGCTTCCCACCTCCTCTCTAAAATCCGAAAGGCAAAATACTCACGCATAGTTACATTTTTGCGTTTTCTCGCAGTGCTCTCCTCAAAACCAATAGGAATATTTAATCGAAAGCCATCCTCTCCATATGGAAACAACAGTGGATATTGCAGAGGCAAATACGCCGGATGTAGTTCACTTATCCTTTGCAACTTTCCACTTGTACTCTCAAGAACAATATCTCGAGGTTCcatattcaaaacaaaatcgCCAGGTATCAAAGCAGCTACTTCATTTGCAGTCGGAAGATTATGGGTCCGTCCATCAGATTGTCGACTCTCAATCAACCTCATCCTATAACCTGTAGATCCCTCCACGTCGAATCTGTCTCTTGCAGACCTAAAAGCCTGAACATGAGGGTTACACTGATCTAACATATTCTTCAGGAGAAGAACAACCGATTCTCTTAAATTCTTAGCACCCGCTCTGTCTGACCTGCAACATATGTATGtacaaaatataagaaaacaaaatgttGACCATAATGCAATCGGACTAATATATATGATAGTATTAAGTTGAAAACGAACAGAAAAATACCCGGCATAAGCGTCAAGTCTATTTCTGATCTCATTCAAAGTATCAATGATATACAGCTGGGAAAATTTGGGAGATTCTCCAGGCCCGGGGACTATATCACCAATACGATGATAGTTCTCACCGGACATTCGGAACACAAATGGTCCACGACCATTGTTAATAGAATGATCAATCTTGCCCCCA contains these protein-coding regions:
- the LOC130499393 gene encoding protein TERMINAL FLOWER 1-like, with translation MENMGSRVIEPLIVGRVVGDVLDFFTQTIEMNVSYSKKQVCNGHELFPSSVSSKPRVEIYGGDLRSFFTLVMIDPDVPGPSDPFLKEHLHWIVTNIPGTTDATFGKEVVSYELPRPNIGIHRFVFVLFKQKQRHVSDISPNIPSRDKFNTRKFAIEHDLGLPVAAVFFNAQRETAARRR
- the LOC108836260 gene encoding uncharacterized protein LOC108836260 codes for the protein MKRSNTVSTDTGNKSHKKAKQGSNDKENTVVGNTTQKSSVTDVSPTPSIQNPFRVPLQNVTNQRARVVRKEILDNKRTIGLTTSNRGPYIETQSSPSSANFSVSGNVSHPASNGISRTGNQEGIQRSSNISARIRKTLGSPPSVNSKTRQTKGRQGSNMIGQSNPTFPNTEDNQNRRQQTNTNEFVPPPRFIVEDHPEAYNNRYEMDSESESEHEDDENQTYTNYQAGESLINPSPQHIPQETNQTVTPPIIIGIQENGYYDDGDPVWNCKYCQAYMWFGERIGKRRRSSNPVFTMCCKSGKVVLPRLANPPMELMYLLCKGDELSKHFREFIRAYNMMFSFTSLGGKIDHSINNGRGPFVFRMSGENYHRIGDIVPGPGESPKFSQLYIIDTLNEIRNRLDAYAGSDRAGAKNLRESVVLLLKNMLDQCNPHVQAFRSARDRFDVEGSTGYRMRLIESRQSDGRTHNLPTANEVAALIPGDFVLNMEPRDIVLESTSGKLQRISELHPAYLPLQYPLLFPYGEDGFRLNIPIGFEESTARKRKNVTMREYFAFRILERRWEAPTITRSGRLFHQFLVDAYTMIESSRLRYLWLNQKKLRSSSYDAIQKAAAKGGAKMAEQGSRIFIPATFTGGKRYMKQHYYDAMAMCKYHGFPDIFITFTCNPKWPEVTRYLKKYNLTSEDRPEILCRVFKIKLDNLIGELTKKNGSLFGPTAAVMYTIEFQKRGMPHAHILVFMEKGSKFPTADDIDKIISAEIPDKTVDPDLYEIVGECMMHGPCGPAKKDNVCMVNGKCSKMFPKRLNPTTTIDPNGFPAYMRRIDGRFIEKNGIRLDNGYVVPYNRDLMLRYRAHMNVEWCVQTRAVKYLFKYIHKGPDYASAAMDMEDEDGVIDEIKTYYDCRYITACESSWRILAFPTHFRTTAVEKLGFHLPDQELVFFDEDEPIESILNKKTVNQSMFLAWFIANRKYPEARELTYAEFPTKFVWKSSTKEWVPRKRSFAIGRIAHIDPSDACFALGLMDDDKEFIEAIKEATDNSSATYARKLFARMLVSKTISQPHVVWEATWEYLTEDILYKKRRETGRPDINLSIEQIKNIALTEIENHLLSNGRSLKKWPLMPKPEDFACYNGNRLIDDELNYVVEDQLKENERLMALITDEQRAVYNQILDAVLNDTGGVFFLYGYGGTGKTFVYRALSSAIRSRGMIVLNTASSGIAALLLEGGRTAHSRFGIPIDADDFSTCKKMEPGSDRAELVKAAKLIVWDEAPMMSRHCFETLDRSMRDIIRSSEDKPFGGKVVVFGGDFRQILPVIVGGGRAETVLAALNSSYLWDHCKVLKLTKNMRLLAGLTDDAANELQSFSNWILDIGDGKINLPNDGQVEIDIPSDLLIENVGGDPIDTMAKELPGEEKVYLSSDSIIPSDVDIQENVVYPAEFLNSVKVAGLPRHCLKLKVGAPIMCLRNIDVADGLCNGTRLIVTQLLPHVIEARVITGNNISGDKVWISRMFVTPPDAKFPFRMRRRQFPVTLAFAMTINKSQGQTLERVGLFLPRPVFSHGQLYVALSRVKSRSGLKILITGKDSKPQTKTLNVVYKQVFQNIP